A stretch of the Mycobacteroides immunogenum genome encodes the following:
- a CDS encoding fluoride efflux transporter FluC, protein MGPNVTAANRQKPQLPRPYLRPSALFWVFFGGVCGTALRYWFEQLWPASGTSWPWGTFAANLCGAFVLGAVLETLTLLGPDGGWRRHVRLFLGTGFCGAFTTYSALALEISNLSRNGFLVTGVVYALVSVLAGMVAAIGGIATAAKVLARYSGGAE, encoded by the coding sequence ATGGGACCGAATGTGACCGCTGCGAATCGCCAAAAACCCCAGCTCCCACGGCCGTATCTGCGGCCTTCCGCGCTGTTCTGGGTCTTTTTCGGCGGCGTGTGCGGGACGGCGCTGCGTTACTGGTTCGAGCAGCTGTGGCCGGCCTCCGGAACCTCTTGGCCGTGGGGGACCTTCGCGGCCAACCTCTGCGGGGCGTTCGTGCTCGGCGCGGTTCTGGAGACACTCACGCTGCTCGGGCCCGACGGCGGGTGGCGCCGGCATGTCCGGCTGTTCCTCGGAACGGGCTTCTGTGGCGCCTTCACCACGTACAGCGCCCTCGCGCTGGAAATCAGCAACCTATCCCGCAACGGCTTCCTGGTGACGGGCGTGGTCTACGCGCTGGTGAGTGTGCTCGCCGGTATGGTCGCCGCGATCGGTGGAATAGCTACTGCGGCAAAAGTTCTCGCTCGCTATTCGGGAGGGGCCGAGTGA
- the crcB gene encoding fluoride efflux transporter CrcB, whose amino-acid sequence MVVVLAGALGAVLRFVVDSAVKQRWTHRFPWTTLFINLTGSAFIGLLAGLVMFHHSAPQLLTVLGTGFCGGYTTFSTASVESVRLVEQRQWSLALYNTFGTLLGTVGACAAGLALGWVLA is encoded by the coding sequence CTGGTCGTCGTCCTGGCGGGGGCGCTCGGTGCGGTGCTGCGGTTTGTGGTGGATTCGGCCGTCAAACAGCGGTGGACCCATCGCTTCCCATGGACGACCCTGTTCATCAATCTCACCGGATCGGCGTTCATCGGCCTGCTGGCGGGATTGGTGATGTTCCACCACAGCGCACCGCAACTGCTCACCGTCCTGGGTACCGGGTTCTGCGGTGGATACACCACTTTCAGCACAGCCAGTGTCGAATCGGTGCGCCTTGTCGAACAACGCCAATGGTCCCTGGCCCTGTACAACACATTCGGCACGCTGCTGGGCACCGTGGGCGCGTGTGCGGCAGGTCTGGCGCTGGGGTGGGTACTAGCGTGA
- a CDS encoding universal stress protein produces MSESPAAQLVIGWDHYPPSTAALRFAIDMARRLHAHIHVVHIQDMDDEPVDPDCDSWESQSRMAIAEAESAAREELVTGDVSWEYHRAHGPAAVQLLALAQQCDALMIILGSPRGGPASALDTLLGQSVSHRLIGARRVPLVLVPAV; encoded by the coding sequence ATGAGCGAGTCGCCCGCTGCGCAATTGGTGATCGGATGGGACCACTATCCGCCGAGTACTGCCGCGTTGCGCTTCGCGATAGATATGGCCCGGCGGCTGCATGCGCACATACACGTGGTGCACATCCAGGACATGGACGACGAACCGGTGGATCCCGATTGTGACAGCTGGGAATCGCAGTCGCGCATGGCAATTGCCGAAGCCGAAAGTGCGGCGCGCGAAGAGTTGGTGACCGGCGACGTGTCGTGGGAGTACCACCGTGCGCATGGACCCGCCGCGGTTCAGCTCCTGGCCTTGGCGCAGCAGTGCGACGCACTGATGATCATCTTGGGCAGCCCTCGGGGTGGTCCCGCATCCGCACTCGACACGCTGCTGGGTCAATCGGTGTCGCATCGCCTCATCGGCGCGCGGCGAGTCCCGCTGGTGCTGGTGCCCGCCGTCTGA
- a CDS encoding GNAT family N-acetyltransferase has protein sequence MRSKFSTGSSVHLGPVTIDGVTVLLRPPRLADGPSWRETALAFEERLSPAFDRDDMDWESAHSPVMWVDTWRAASADARAGGVSYLLVRIDDGSERVVGHFLMAGRDHRTGGAEISTWAADVPSAVSAWAQLTTVLSAFDGNPAIPHALAPAAVSNVGANRFAESMGWTQLQTRRALRRYGGQVSDHHIWFLPNTAEYRDWARRRLSAIPFTRAPFTAPAPRMPSAEYLAAWLRFVAIRARLRFGTLRRKAIAESPLEIPSGSGEVARIERGESGQYRVSIGGRPAGSIDVYSDIGTATTELVPRLPLWVSDSARVAVVSGLAGHLAQGPAVSCRTTVVAQESDAMLADRLAALGFADEGTAPAALGEDGPPRRMWTRLRNPDAK, from the coding sequence GTGCGCAGCAAATTCAGTACTGGGTCTTCGGTGCACCTTGGCCCCGTCACGATCGATGGGGTGACGGTGCTGCTGCGGCCGCCCCGGTTGGCCGACGGGCCGTCGTGGCGGGAGACAGCGCTGGCTTTCGAGGAACGGCTCTCGCCGGCATTCGACCGTGACGATATGGACTGGGAAAGCGCGCATTCGCCGGTCATGTGGGTGGATACCTGGCGCGCGGCGAGCGCCGACGCCCGGGCCGGCGGCGTCTCATACCTCTTGGTGCGCATCGACGATGGTTCCGAGCGGGTGGTGGGCCACTTCTTGATGGCGGGCCGAGATCACCGCACCGGCGGGGCTGAGATCTCCACCTGGGCCGCGGACGTCCCCTCCGCGGTGAGCGCGTGGGCGCAGCTGACCACGGTCTTGTCCGCCTTCGACGGTAACCCCGCCATCCCGCACGCCCTGGCACCGGCGGCAGTTTCCAATGTGGGTGCAAACAGGTTCGCCGAATCGATGGGGTGGACCCAGCTACAGACACGACGTGCGCTGCGCCGCTACGGCGGGCAGGTGTCTGACCATCACATCTGGTTCTTGCCCAATACGGCCGAGTACCGGGATTGGGCCCGGCGGCGCCTTTCGGCAATCCCCTTCACCCGAGCGCCGTTCACCGCGCCGGCGCCCCGCATGCCGAGCGCCGAATATCTGGCCGCGTGGCTGCGATTCGTGGCAATACGCGCGCGCCTGCGGTTCGGCACTCTCCGCCGCAAGGCGATAGCGGAGTCACCTCTGGAAATTCCTTCCGGTAGTGGGGAAGTGGCTCGGATCGAACGCGGTGAGTCAGGTCAGTATCGTGTCTCGATTGGCGGCCGTCCGGCCGGCTCGATTGACGTCTATTCCGATATAGGAACGGCAACAACGGAATTGGTGCCCCGGCTGCCCCTGTGGGTATCCGATTCCGCCCGCGTCGCCGTGGTGTCCGGGCTCGCGGGTCACCTGGCGCAGGGTCCGGCGGTGTCGTGCAGAACAACTGTCGTGGCCCAGGAAAGCGATGCGATGCTCGCGGATCGGCTCGCGGCACTCGGTTTTGCCGACGAGGGCACGGCGCCGGCCGCGTTGGGTGAAGATGGGCCACCGCGACGGATGTGGACGCGGCTGCGGAATCCGGATGCGAAATAG
- a CDS encoding GNAT family N-acetyltransferase: MRARDRHSAPACLGPVRVDGMTVMLRKPRLSDGPSWRETNLRYERRLAPAFAHQEMSWPEAHSPYMWVHTRRQALADAARGWVSYLLVHLDSGQERVAGHLVMAGRHPRTGGTEVSTWTAGVPHSVTMWAQTALIIAGFEADPHVPHAVAPLAVQNVAVHRLAQAVGWSRLQTCRRLRIFDGAPSDHEIWFQANSAENLAALRGKRDALSNGAPERVRAGRPAIPWSQLLACGHYELRNRLRRTTPNANSTVPVDISGRPAGVIEISVDPGSSTTELIVRAHADAPEDAFTPDLVKLAARVRAAPAPTRRVVVAARADDLVLIEALAAAGFQGEGPTLPTYGESGITRHLWTYLTAD, encoded by the coding sequence GTGCGCGCACGCGATCGACATAGCGCCCCGGCTTGCCTGGGGCCGGTCCGGGTTGACGGCATGACCGTCATGTTGCGTAAACCCCGACTGTCAGATGGCCCGTCCTGGCGGGAAACGAACCTGCGCTACGAGCGGCGTTTGGCGCCGGCCTTCGCGCACCAGGAGATGTCGTGGCCCGAAGCTCACTCGCCGTACATGTGGGTCCACACCCGGCGGCAGGCGCTTGCCGACGCGGCGCGCGGCTGGGTTTCGTACCTGTTGGTCCATCTCGACAGTGGCCAAGAGCGCGTGGCCGGTCATCTGGTCATGGCTGGTCGACACCCACGGACCGGAGGTACGGAGGTGTCGACATGGACGGCCGGGGTTCCGCACTCGGTCACCATGTGGGCGCAGACCGCGTTGATCATCGCCGGATTCGAGGCCGATCCGCATGTTCCGCACGCGGTGGCACCGTTGGCGGTGCAGAACGTGGCCGTTCACCGACTTGCCCAGGCCGTGGGTTGGTCCAGGCTGCAGACGTGTCGCAGACTCCGCATCTTCGATGGCGCTCCCAGCGATCACGAGATCTGGTTTCAGGCCAATTCCGCCGAGAACCTCGCCGCCTTGCGCGGCAAACGGGACGCGCTGTCGAACGGCGCGCCCGAACGGGTCCGCGCCGGCCGTCCGGCGATCCCGTGGAGCCAGCTGTTGGCGTGCGGCCATTACGAGCTGCGCAATCGGCTTCGGCGCACCACACCGAACGCTAATTCGACAGTACCGGTTGATATTTCGGGACGTCCGGCGGGGGTGATCGAGATATCCGTCGACCCCGGAAGCTCCACGACCGAGCTCATCGTCAGAGCGCATGCTGATGCGCCCGAGGACGCGTTCACGCCGGATCTCGTGAAACTCGCGGCGCGGGTGCGGGCGGCTCCGGCACCCACGCGGCGGGTCGTCGTGGCCGCGCGCGCCGACGATCTGGTCCTGATCGAGGCCCTCGCGGCAGCGGGCTTCCAGGGCGAGGGGCCTACTCTGCCCACCTATGGCGAGTCGGGTATCACTCGCCATCTGTGGACGTATCTCACGGCTGACTAA
- a CDS encoding DUF6194 family protein, producing the protein MAVGIDEGAVIEYIVTTFPDLQHEVMQGNWFFFSGTDRQVPVITLMSNAAYDSHSDLERPSVYRLNIGVGGTTFTNLLRGQDASSAIDYTEFDRVLPHPEYSGAKWVCVVNPSEDTFAEVVRPLLAEAHARAARD; encoded by the coding sequence ATGGCTGTGGGCATCGACGAGGGCGCCGTCATCGAATACATCGTCACCACCTTCCCCGACCTCCAACACGAGGTCATGCAGGGTAATTGGTTCTTCTTCAGCGGCACCGATCGTCAAGTACCGGTGATCACGCTGATGTCGAACGCCGCATACGACTCCCACTCCGATTTGGAGCGCCCGTCGGTGTACCGCCTCAACATCGGGGTGGGTGGCACCACATTTACCAACCTGCTGCGAGGCCAGGATGCGTCGAGTGCCATCGACTACACCGAATTCGACCGGGTCTTGCCGCATCCGGAGTACAGCGGTGCCAAATGGGTGTGCGTGGTCAACCCCAGTGAGGACACATTCGCCGAGGTGGTGCGACCGCTGCTGGCCGAGGCCCACGCCCGTGCGGCGCGGGATTAG
- a CDS encoding competence/damage-inducible protein A produces MLRAGIVVTGTEVLTGRVADANGPWLSEHLREAGIDVAHICVCGDRKDDLLAQLQFLTDQGVDLIITSGGLGPTADDMTLPTVAEFADTTLVFDAALEAAIMDRLRPMADRWENVDWEALRVGIAKQALVPARGQILDPVGTAPGAIVTAGKVVIVVLPGPPHELQRMWPAVVRAEPFRGLVGDDAVAIEQTILRLYGITEPDIAETLRLAEEALGSLAALEITTCLRRSEVEVVTRFEPSARPAWERLHEFIATRHGAALFSSDGSTVDQVVAALLRGRRLAVAESCTAGLLGARIADVPGSSAYFLGGVISYANDVKIGQLQVDPQLLATHGAVSPQVAAAMADGVLTALGADIAVSTTGVAGPGGGSPDKPVGTVCFCVKTVAGERADLRVVIPGNRNQIRERATTVALHLLRRLLQQ; encoded by the coding sequence ATGTTGCGAGCGGGAATCGTGGTCACGGGCACGGAAGTCCTCACCGGGCGGGTCGCCGACGCGAACGGGCCATGGCTTTCCGAACACCTACGCGAAGCGGGAATCGATGTCGCGCATATCTGCGTGTGCGGAGACCGCAAGGACGATCTGCTTGCGCAGCTTCAGTTTCTCACCGATCAAGGCGTCGATCTCATCATCACATCGGGCGGCCTCGGGCCCACCGCCGACGATATGACATTGCCTACCGTGGCTGAATTTGCCGACACCACACTTGTTTTCGATGCCGCACTGGAAGCGGCGATCATGGACCGGTTGCGTCCGATGGCCGATCGCTGGGAAAATGTCGACTGGGAGGCGCTGCGGGTCGGCATTGCCAAGCAGGCGCTGGTTCCGGCTCGGGGACAGATCCTGGATCCGGTGGGTACCGCGCCGGGAGCGATCGTGACCGCGGGCAAAGTGGTCATTGTGGTTTTGCCTGGGCCGCCGCACGAACTGCAGCGGATGTGGCCCGCGGTGGTGCGTGCCGAGCCTTTTCGCGGACTTGTCGGTGACGATGCGGTGGCCATCGAGCAGACGATCCTGCGGCTGTACGGAATCACCGAGCCGGATATCGCCGAGACGCTTCGTCTCGCCGAGGAAGCGCTGGGAAGTCTTGCCGCGCTGGAGATCACCACCTGCCTGCGGCGCAGCGAGGTCGAGGTGGTCACCCGGTTCGAACCGTCCGCCCGGCCCGCCTGGGAACGCCTCCACGAGTTCATCGCGACTCGACATGGCGCGGCGCTGTTCTCCTCCGATGGTTCAACCGTCGACCAGGTGGTGGCCGCGCTGCTGCGGGGAAGACGCCTTGCCGTCGCCGAGTCGTGCACGGCAGGGCTGCTGGGGGCCCGGATCGCGGATGTGCCGGGATCCTCGGCATACTTCCTCGGCGGTGTCATCAGCTACGCCAACGACGTAAAGATCGGCCAGTTGCAGGTGGACCCGCAGCTTCTCGCCACTCACGGGGCGGTATCACCGCAGGTGGCAGCGGCCATGGCCGACGGTGTTTTGACGGCTCTGGGTGCCGATATCGCGGTGTCCACGACGGGGGTCGCGGGACCGGGCGGCGGCTCGCCCGACAAGCCGGTGGGCACTGTGTGTTTCTGTGTCAAGACGGTAGCGGGGGAGCGGGCGGATCTGCGGGTCGTTATCCCCGGGAACCGCAACCAAATCCGCGAACGCGCCACTACCGTCGCCCTGCATCTGCTGCGCCGGCTGTTACAGCAATAG
- a CDS encoding HD domain-containing protein, which yields MPLAALGALDLTYVMTTFELDWEWATRTGGTITATQRRALLGRLIRTLPGMVSDAVRTRIGRRGQGRVEFGSIAVPDSALALAAEQEARDCVTPHVLEHSYRTYFFGKALAELDGIRVDDELVYVASLLHDLQLEHPTPGRCFAVVGGERAAQFVRDQGAPETRAQAVGAAVAAHITLGASENLSDPGGFVSAGAGTDVFGLRLSDLDTEWVQELLRRHPRLDFKRHMLKAWAAESSAVPSGRAAWLTRYAAFPMLIKAAPFSE from the coding sequence ATGCCACTGGCTGCTCTCGGCGCGCTCGACTTGACTTACGTCATGACGACATTCGAACTGGACTGGGAGTGGGCGACCCGAACCGGCGGGACGATCACAGCCACACAGCGGCGCGCACTGTTGGGGCGCCTGATCCGCACGCTGCCAGGGATGGTGAGCGACGCCGTCAGAACCCGGATCGGACGGCGCGGGCAGGGACGCGTCGAATTCGGATCAATTGCGGTGCCCGATTCCGCGCTCGCGTTGGCGGCCGAGCAGGAGGCACGCGACTGTGTCACGCCGCACGTGCTCGAACATTCGTATCGCACCTACTTCTTCGGAAAGGCATTGGCCGAGCTGGACGGGATCCGCGTCGACGATGAGCTGGTGTACGTCGCGAGCCTGTTGCACGATCTGCAGCTGGAACATCCGACACCCGGGCGATGCTTCGCCGTGGTGGGCGGTGAACGCGCCGCGCAGTTCGTGAGGGATCAGGGCGCGCCCGAGACGCGAGCACAGGCGGTCGGCGCGGCAGTCGCCGCGCATATCACCCTGGGCGCCAGTGAAAACCTGTCAGATCCAGGCGGATTCGTCTCAGCGGGGGCCGGAACCGATGTGTTCGGCCTGCGACTCTCCGACCTCGATACCGAGTGGGTACAGGAGCTGTTACGGCGCCATCCCCGACTGGATTTCAAACGGCACATGCTCAAGGCCTGGGCAGCAGAAAGCTCCGCGGTGCCGTCCGGACGTGCCGCTTGGCTGACCCGATACGCGGCCTTCCCGATGCTGATCAAGGCGGCCCCGTTCAGCGAATAG
- a CDS encoding GlxA family transcriptional regulator, whose product MGTKTVAALALDGLITYDLACAVQMFRRGPGRAGAPDGFDLVTCGHRAGSVWTPDGFTLEVEHGIDALESADIVVVPARAPHDYPPPDDVLNALVAAHQRGAVVFSICLGAFVLAAAGLLDGRPATTHWEYCGDMRRLYPLVDVRPDVLYVDDGDILTSAGLSAGMDLCLHVVRRELGAAAASDMARWNVMAPHRDGGQAQFIPPAKTFHDSVGLGPALSWAAGHLAEIDDVSALARRAHLSLRTFNRRFAEEVGTTPKRWLDLQRATRARELLENTEMTMESIAAQCGFGSVTAMRTHLRRVTATTPSAYRRAFRR is encoded by the coding sequence ATGGGCACCAAGACGGTCGCGGCGCTGGCCCTCGACGGTCTGATCACCTATGACCTGGCGTGTGCTGTGCAGATGTTCCGCAGGGGGCCGGGGCGCGCGGGTGCGCCGGACGGCTTCGATCTGGTGACCTGCGGTCACCGGGCCGGGAGTGTCTGGACACCGGACGGTTTCACTCTTGAGGTGGAGCATGGCATCGATGCCCTCGAGTCCGCCGATATCGTGGTCGTCCCCGCGCGTGCCCCACACGACTATCCGCCACCGGATGACGTGCTGAACGCTTTGGTGGCCGCGCATCAGCGCGGAGCCGTGGTGTTCAGCATCTGCTTGGGTGCTTTTGTCTTGGCCGCCGCGGGCCTGTTGGACGGAAGGCCCGCGACCACGCACTGGGAGTACTGCGGCGATATGCGCCGGCTTTATCCGCTGGTCGACGTGCGGCCCGACGTCTTGTACGTCGATGACGGTGACATTCTCACGTCGGCGGGGCTGTCGGCGGGTATGGACCTGTGCCTGCACGTGGTGCGGCGCGAGTTGGGTGCGGCGGCCGCATCCGATATGGCCCGCTGGAATGTCATGGCGCCCCATCGTGATGGTGGCCAAGCTCAGTTCATCCCGCCCGCCAAGACCTTTCATGATTCCGTCGGCCTTGGTCCGGCGCTGAGTTGGGCAGCAGGGCACCTCGCCGAGATCGATGACGTGTCGGCGCTTGCGCGCCGCGCGCATCTGAGTCTGCGCACCTTCAACCGGCGCTTCGCCGAGGAGGTGGGTACCACCCCCAAACGGTGGCTTGACCTACAGCGTGCCACCCGGGCTCGCGAGCTGCTGGAGAACACCGAGATGACGATGGAATCCATTGCCGCACAGTGTGGATTCGGCAGTGTTACCGCGATGCGGACACACCTGCGCCGGGTTACCGCCACCACGCCGAGCGCCTACCGCCGGGCCTTCCGGCGGTAG
- a CDS encoding pirin family protein: protein MPAITVSSTEALTLPRITAPEPTDTERPVRSITTGPRGYEGEGFPVVRAFAGVSSAELDPFIHMDQMGEVEYEPGEPRGTSWHPHRGFETVTYMIDGRFAHQDSHGGGGLIHDGATQWMTAGSGILHIETPPAELVESGGTFHGIQLWVNLPARDKFLTPAYQAIEGAQTTLVTSTDGGALVRIIAGDIGPHHGPGSTHTPITLAHATIQPGAQLNVPWNREFNSLVYVLSGRGTVGTLGHPIEQGQLAVLGPGDRITVHAGETQDGNRPAMEVLLLGGRPIRERVVAYGPFVMNTKAELIQAVEDYQAGRFGVIPPDALMPHVAR, encoded by the coding sequence ATGCCAGCTATCACCGTATCGTCGACGGAAGCCCTGACCCTGCCGCGCATCACAGCCCCCGAGCCCACCGACACCGAACGCCCGGTGCGATCCATCACCACCGGTCCGCGCGGTTACGAGGGCGAGGGCTTCCCCGTTGTGCGCGCCTTCGCCGGCGTGTCCTCCGCCGAGTTGGATCCGTTCATCCACATGGACCAAATGGGCGAGGTCGAGTACGAACCGGGCGAACCGCGCGGGACGAGTTGGCATCCCCACCGCGGCTTCGAAACGGTCACGTACATGATCGACGGCAGATTCGCGCATCAGGACTCCCATGGCGGCGGCGGGCTCATTCACGACGGTGCCACCCAGTGGATGACGGCGGGATCCGGAATTCTGCATATCGAAACTCCCCCAGCAGAACTGGTGGAGAGCGGCGGCACCTTCCACGGCATCCAGCTGTGGGTCAATCTTCCGGCACGTGACAAGTTCCTGACCCCCGCGTATCAGGCGATCGAGGGAGCGCAGACCACACTGGTGACCTCAACCGACGGCGGCGCGCTGGTGCGCATCATTGCCGGCGACATCGGCCCACATCACGGCCCGGGTAGCACCCACACGCCAATCACCCTGGCACATGCCACCATTCAGCCAGGCGCACAATTGAACGTGCCCTGGAACCGAGAGTTCAATTCCCTGGTTTATGTGCTCTCTGGGCGCGGTACCGTCGGCACGTTGGGTCACCCCATCGAACAGGGACAACTCGCGGTACTGGGCCCGGGAGACCGGATCACGGTCCACGCCGGTGAGACCCAGGATGGCAACCGTCCCGCGATGGAGGTGCTGCTCTTGGGTGGCCGGCCGATCCGCGAGCGCGTAGTGGCCTATGGCCCGTTCGTGATGAATACCAAGGCCGAACTGATTCAGGCGGTCGAGGATTATCAGGCAGGCCGCTTCGGCGTCATTCCGCCCGATGCCCTGATGCCACACGTCGCGCGCTGA
- a CDS encoding TetR/AcrR family transcriptional regulator, protein MPADTRDRIVAATCELFRRQGMTGTGLKQIAQSAGAPFGSIYHFFPGGKAQLADEAIRASGAMYRDLVMAVFDQGGPDLPETIRTAFTTAADNLMATDYADACPIATIALEVASTDETLRRATADVFTDWIEQGTERIAGSGLPHTVRRRLILGFISSLEGAFVLSRALRSPEPLLAAGEAVAAAAACALNTRPE, encoded by the coding sequence ATGCCCGCCGACACTCGCGATCGAATAGTCGCGGCCACCTGCGAACTGTTCCGCCGGCAGGGCATGACCGGCACCGGGCTCAAACAGATCGCCCAGAGTGCGGGCGCTCCGTTCGGATCCATCTATCACTTCTTCCCCGGAGGCAAAGCCCAGCTGGCCGATGAGGCGATCCGGGCTTCGGGTGCGATGTATCGGGACCTGGTGATGGCGGTCTTCGACCAGGGCGGTCCCGACCTACCGGAAACCATTCGAACAGCATTCACCACGGCCGCCGACAACCTCATGGCAACCGACTACGCCGACGCCTGCCCGATTGCCACCATCGCACTGGAGGTGGCAAGTACGGACGAAACACTGCGTCGCGCCACTGCCGACGTCTTCACCGACTGGATCGAGCAGGGCACCGAGCGAATCGCCGGATCAGGCCTGCCGCATACCGTGCGCCGCCGCCTCATCCTGGGATTCATCAGCAGCCTGGAGGGCGCGTTTGTGCTGAGCCGGGCACTGCGAAGCCCCGAGCCATTATTGGCCGCGGGTGAGGCGGTGGCCGCCGCGGCCGCCTGCGCCCTCAACACCCGGCCGGAATAA
- a CDS encoding DUF4345 domain-containing protein, protein MDKVLKYLAVLTGVTCVAIGLYHVVGGPETVFGGGEVNASTDSQERFFAGLFAVYGVAWIWVARLSPIPGIAIRLLAAGLLAGGLGRVVSLIDSGQPHPFWIAMLVVEIAVPALFFAIAGADEKAR, encoded by the coding sequence ATGGACAAAGTGCTCAAGTATCTGGCCGTCCTGACCGGGGTGACCTGCGTGGCGATCGGGTTGTATCACGTTGTCGGCGGGCCGGAAACGGTGTTCGGCGGTGGCGAGGTCAATGCGAGTACGGACAGCCAGGAACGGTTCTTCGCCGGGCTCTTCGCCGTGTACGGGGTCGCGTGGATCTGGGTAGCGCGGCTCTCGCCGATTCCGGGTATCGCGATTCGGCTGCTGGCGGCGGGGCTGCTGGCCGGTGGCCTTGGCCGGGTGGTTTCATTGATCGACAGTGGGCAGCCGCACCCGTTCTGGATCGCTATGCTCGTCGTCGAAATCGCGGTTCCGGCACTGTTTTTCGCCATCGCAGGCGCAGACGAGAAGGCTCGTTGA
- a CDS encoding LLM class flavin-dependent oxidoreductase, whose product MRFTFAEAMTDPSYYIPLAQAAEAAGYNGMTIADSLAYPYESDAKYPYTPDGNREFLEGKPFIEALTLTAALGAVTSTLRFNIFVLKLPIRPPALVAKQASSIAALTGNRLGLGVGTSPWPEDYELMNVPFAKRGKRMDECIEIIQGLTTGDYFEFHGEFYDIPKTKMCPAPTAPIPILIGGHADAALRRAARCDGWMHGGGTEDLDELLAKLNKFREEEGTADKPFEVHVISLDGFTVDGVKRLEDKGVTDVIVGFRIPYMIGNDTEPLETKIRNLESFAEHVVSKVNP is encoded by the coding sequence ATGCGGTTCACCTTCGCCGAGGCGATGACCGACCCGTCGTACTACATCCCGTTGGCCCAGGCGGCCGAGGCTGCCGGATACAACGGGATGACCATCGCCGACAGTCTGGCGTATCCCTACGAGTCGGATGCGAAGTATCCGTATACGCCCGACGGGAATCGCGAATTCCTGGAAGGCAAACCGTTCATCGAGGCGCTGACCCTCACCGCGGCGCTGGGCGCCGTGACCTCGACTCTTCGGTTCAACATCTTCGTCCTCAAGTTGCCGATCCGGCCGCCCGCGCTGGTGGCCAAGCAGGCCTCGTCCATCGCGGCATTGACCGGTAACCGTCTGGGTCTGGGCGTGGGCACCAGCCCCTGGCCCGAGGATTACGAGCTCATGAACGTGCCCTTCGCCAAGCGCGGTAAGCGTATGGACGAGTGCATCGAGATCATTCAGGGACTCACCACCGGCGACTACTTCGAGTTTCACGGCGAGTTCTACGACATCCCCAAGACCAAGATGTGCCCTGCGCCGACGGCGCCCATCCCGATCCTCATCGGTGGTCATGCCGACGCGGCCCTGCGGCGCGCGGCCCGATGCGACGGCTGGATGCACGGCGGTGGCACCGAGGACCTGGATGAGCTGCTGGCCAAGCTGAACAAGTTCCGTGAAGAAGAAGGAACCGCCGACAAACCGTTCGAGGTCCACGTCATCTCTCTCGACGGATTCACCGTTGACGGCGTAAAGCGCTTGGAGGACAAGGGCGTCACCGACGTCATCGTGGGCTTCCGTATTCCGTACATGATCGGAAACGACACCGAGCCGCTGGAGACCAAGATCAGAAACCTGGAGAGCTTCGCCGAACACGTCGTCTCCAAGGTCAATCCCTAG